Proteins co-encoded in one Halococcoides cellulosivorans genomic window:
- a CDS encoding polyprenyl synthetase family protein, whose product MQDLDRRRDLVEQRLVEVLDAVEPPVLADRSSDVVLAGGKRVRPTLVMLVCELLGGESDDALDYAAGVELVHNASLVVDDIIDESELRRGSPSAWAATGHGPALITSDGLLGEALALFADDPRAMETITESVVDLGAGEATELMASPSDEAAYLELARRKTGALFRAAAELGAIAVDASPETTDAAGTYAERVGVAFQIRDDVLDATGDRSLLGKPAGQDADLDRPSVLEVTDLSAAEATDRAREERDRALAALDSIDAADPAALEYLRDLASFAVERER is encoded by the coding sequence ATGCAGGACCTCGACCGGCGTCGTGACCTCGTCGAGCAGCGACTCGTCGAGGTGCTCGACGCGGTCGAACCGCCCGTGCTGGCCGATCGGAGCAGTGACGTCGTCCTCGCGGGCGGCAAGCGGGTCCGTCCGACGCTCGTGATGCTCGTCTGTGAGTTACTCGGCGGGGAGAGCGACGACGCCCTCGACTACGCCGCGGGCGTCGAACTCGTCCACAACGCCTCGCTGGTCGTCGACGACATCATCGACGAGTCGGAGTTGCGCCGCGGATCGCCCAGTGCGTGGGCGGCGACCGGGCACGGCCCCGCGCTGATCACCAGCGACGGACTGCTCGGTGAGGCGCTCGCGCTGTTTGCCGACGACCCCCGGGCGATGGAGACGATCACCGAGTCGGTCGTCGATCTGGGCGCAGGCGAGGCGACCGAACTGATGGCCTCGCCCAGCGACGAGGCGGCGTATCTCGAACTCGCGCGCCGGAAGACGGGCGCCCTGTTCCGGGCCGCCGCCGAGTTGGGGGCGATCGCCGTCGACGCCTCGCCGGAGACGACCGACGCCGCGGGGACGTACGCCGAACGCGTCGGCGTCGCCTTCCAGATTCGTGACGACGTCCTCGACGCGACCGGCGATCGAAGCCTGCTCGGCAAGCCCGCCGGCCAGGACGCCGACCTCGACCGACCGTCGGTGCTCGAAGTGACCGACCTCTCGGCGGCCGAGGCGACCGACCGAGCGCGCGAGGAGCGCGACCGCGCGCTGGCCGCGCTCGACTCGATCGACGCCGCCGATCCCGCGGCACTCGAATACCTCCGCGATCTGGCCTCGTTTGCGGTCGAGCGCGAGCGCTGA
- a CDS encoding NAD-binding protein, translated as MALWGRVRTTRAAIWLTALVALLSVTTGLVNLSTRSVARAGDVIPTWIEQTAGFTGAMTGFAMLASAMALRRGYRTGWLATLAMLPLTAIQGVLQQSVLSAPLVALSVLSVPTVWLTRDRFVRPADLSVVQQAAIVAFVGTVSYGTLGTYALREEFPAVETLTDALYFTVVTASTVGYGDVTPATPIGKLYTLSVLALGVASFGLLAGSLLGPAIEARFANVLGTMTASQLTTLEDHVLVLGYGDLTAPILDELTASAPYVVVAPTEPASVPDDAKVLRGDPSDERLLDDAGIDRARAVVVATEDDAEDALAILTARELAPEIRIVAAATNRRNVAKLEHAGADAVISPALIGGRLIVESALGNADSTASLDPDLN; from the coding sequence ATGGCCCTGTGGGGGCGCGTCCGCACGACGCGCGCGGCGATCTGGCTGACCGCCCTCGTCGCACTGTTGAGCGTCACGACCGGTCTCGTCAACCTCAGCACCCGATCGGTCGCCCGTGCTGGCGACGTCATTCCCACCTGGATCGAACAGACCGCCGGCTTCACCGGTGCGATGACCGGGTTCGCGATGCTCGCGAGTGCGATGGCGCTCCGCCGGGGCTATCGCACTGGCTGGCTGGCGACACTCGCCATGCTCCCGCTGACGGCGATCCAGGGCGTCCTCCAGCAGAGCGTCCTCTCGGCCCCGCTTGTCGCGCTGTCGGTGCTCTCGGTCCCGACGGTCTGGCTGACCCGCGACCGATTCGTCCGACCGGCCGACCTCTCGGTGGTCCAGCAGGCCGCCATCGTCGCCTTCGTGGGCACCGTCTCCTACGGAACGCTCGGGACCTACGCGCTCCGCGAGGAGTTCCCCGCCGTCGAGACGCTGACCGACGCGCTCTATTTCACGGTCGTGACGGCCTCGACGGTGGGCTACGGCGACGTGACGCCCGCGACGCCGATCGGGAAGCTGTACACCCTCTCGGTGCTCGCGCTGGGGGTGGCTTCCTTTGGGTTGCTCGCCGGATCGCTGCTGGGGCCGGCGATCGAGGCCCGCTTCGCGAACGTTCTGGGAACCATGACTGCAAGCCAACTCACTACCCTCGAAGACCACGTCCTCGTGCTGGGCTACGGCGATCTGACTGCACCGATTCTCGACGAACTCACGGCGAGCGCGCCGTACGTCGTCGTCGCACCGACGGAACCAGCCTCGGTGCCCGACGACGCGAAGGTCCTCCGGGGCGACCCGAGCGACGAGCGTCTCCTCGACGACGCCGGGATCGATCGGGCGCGAGCGGTCGTCGTCGCGACCGAAGACGACGCCGAGGACGCCCTGGCGATCCTCACCGCCCGCGAACTCGCGCCCGAGATCCGTATCGTCGCCGCCGCGACCAACCGGCGCAACGTCGCGAAACTCGAACACGCCGGCGCCGACGCCGTGATCAGTCCCGCGCTCATCGGCGGGCGACTCATCGTCGAGTCGGCGCTCGGGAACGCGGATTCGACGGCGTCTCTCGACCCGGACCTGAACTGA
- a CDS encoding DICT sensory domain-containing protein has product MSLRLIVEAIESLEKDLTLFNLPPASRIAERLERFFETQNVRIRTAQTASGRPEEIAVLSRPEAVIALVEVDRLRELVDEGPPDSDLGIRDGAFEPFLTPLKETSFTAYDKRQMLATTREIEDRARRVGSGTIHTGFQRSSLMALQAPIYRDLADRGLTVHTYGVPDGAIPHIGQGTVHTPETDEIAQTWFVAFDGGTEPTQATALVAEERKEGQYYGVWTYDPAIVGQIVTHLEETYVVDSDPPTHAPS; this is encoded by the coding sequence ATGAGTCTCCGCTTGATCGTCGAGGCGATCGAATCGCTCGAAAAGGATCTCACACTGTTCAACCTCCCGCCGGCGAGTCGGATTGCCGAGCGCCTCGAACGGTTTTTCGAGACCCAGAACGTCCGGATTCGGACGGCCCAGACGGCGTCGGGACGCCCCGAGGAGATCGCCGTCCTCAGTCGTCCCGAGGCCGTCATCGCACTCGTCGAGGTGGATCGGCTCCGGGAGTTGGTCGACGAGGGGCCACCGGACAGCGACCTCGGGATTCGAGACGGGGCGTTCGAACCGTTTCTCACGCCACTGAAAGAGACGAGTTTCACCGCCTACGACAAACGCCAGATGCTCGCGACCACGCGTGAAATCGAGGATCGCGCGCGCCGTGTCGGGAGCGGCACGATCCACACCGGGTTTCAGCGGAGTTCACTCATGGCGTTGCAGGCCCCGATCTACCGGGACCTCGCTGATCGCGGGCTGACGGTCCACACCTACGGGGTCCCCGACGGGGCGATCCCCCACATCGGGCAGGGGACGGTCCACACACCAGAGACCGACGAGATCGCCCAGACCTGGTTCGTCGCCTTCGACGGGGGGACCGAGCCGACCCAGGCGACGGCGCTCGTCGCTGAGGAACGCAAGGAGGGTCAGTACTACGGCGTCTGGACCTACGACCCCGCGATCGTCGGGCAGATCGTCACGCACCTCGAAGAGACCTACGTCGTCGACTCCGACCCTCCGACCCATGCCCCATCCTGA
- a CDS encoding DHH family phosphoesterase: MNWSIDDCSIERQSILPGQGFFEPSEDRPALDLADAEWVVIADPDADGLACTALVRATHDGQVTLVPTDPHQLADQLERTAAALPAETPVVICDLAPDEASDLAGLDALVEQAESVAWYDHHEWDDALADQVRAAGVTLAVGDSETVCAADVTAEHLDGVPDHLAELVAVTRDHDLWIRDDPRSDDLADYAHWADPEEYIATVTEHGADLPADVQAVLTERRERKAQLIEKAAARAEMRDIGPWTVAVTYGHCSQNEVAERLRERGADAAVIVKPAGSASIRGTENFERCHEVAEAVGGGGHPRAAGCKPDIYDDPLDYAHHWTTRGAVAKRLILEAFHDLVPEDGADGDDSANVDTEDSPESE; encoded by the coding sequence ATGAACTGGTCGATCGACGACTGCTCGATCGAACGCCAGTCGATCCTCCCCGGCCAGGGCTTTTTCGAGCCCAGCGAGGACCGTCCGGCGCTCGATCTGGCCGATGCGGAGTGGGTCGTGATCGCGGACCCCGACGCCGACGGCCTGGCCTGTACCGCGCTCGTCCGGGCGACCCACGATGGGCAGGTCACGCTCGTCCCGACCGATCCCCACCAGTTGGCCGACCAGCTCGAACGCACCGCCGCAGCCCTCCCGGCCGAGACGCCAGTCGTGATCTGCGATCTCGCCCCCGACGAGGCGAGCGACCTCGCGGGCCTCGACGCGCTCGTCGAGCAGGCCGAATCGGTCGCCTGGTACGATCACCACGAGTGGGACGACGCGTTGGCCGACCAGGTCCGCGCGGCGGGCGTCACGCTCGCGGTGGGCGACTCCGAGACGGTCTGTGCCGCCGATGTCACCGCCGAGCACCTGGATGGCGTGCCCGACCACCTCGCGGAACTCGTCGCCGTCACGCGCGATCACGACCTCTGGATCCGCGATGATCCGCGCAGCGACGACCTGGCCGACTACGCCCACTGGGCCGACCCAGAGGAGTACATCGCGACCGTCACCGAACACGGGGCGGACCTGCCCGCCGACGTCCAGGCGGTGCTCACCGAGCGCCGCGAGCGCAAGGCCCAGTTGATCGAGAAGGCCGCCGCCCGCGCCGAGATGCGCGATATCGGGCCCTGGACGGTCGCCGTGACCTACGGCCACTGCTCACAGAACGAGGTGGCCGAGCGATTGCGCGAGCGAGGAGCCGACGCCGCAGTGATCGTCAAGCCCGCCGGCAGCGCCTCGATCCGCGGGACCGAGAACTTCGAGCGGTGTCACGAAGTGGCCGAGGCGGTCGGCGGCGGGGGCCACCCCCGGGCCGCGGGCTGTAAGCCCGACATCTACGACGACCCGCTCGATTACGCTCACCACTGGACGACCCGCGGTGCGGTCGCCAAACGGCTCATCCTGGAGGCGTTTCACGACCTCGTTCCGGAGGACGGCGCGGACGGCGATGACAGCGCGAACGTCGACACCGAGGACAGTCCTGAAAGCGAGTAG
- a CDS encoding universal stress protein, whose amino-acid sequence MDVLVGVGGTTASWDALEETAERARVAGDAVTVAIFETDDVAADPETVERRARELLTEVGIDAEIRHLSGDPGGALVELADGESFDRLVLGGSSRSNLGKIRLNSISEFVVLNSETPVTLIR is encoded by the coding sequence ATGGACGTGTTGGTGGGGGTCGGCGGAACGACGGCCTCCTGGGACGCACTCGAAGAGACTGCCGAGCGGGCCCGCGTCGCGGGCGACGCGGTGACCGTCGCGATCTTCGAGACCGACGACGTCGCGGCCGACCCTGAGACCGTCGAACGGCGCGCCCGAGAACTGCTCACGGAGGTCGGCATCGACGCCGAGATTCGACACCTCTCCGGCGATCCCGGCGGCGCGCTCGTCGAACTGGCCGACGGCGAGAGCTTCGATCGACTCGTCCTCGGTGGCTCCTCCCGGAGCAACCTCGGCAAGATTCGGCTGAACTCGATCAGCGAGTTCGTCGTCCTCAACTCCGAAACCCCGGTGACGCTCATCCGATGA
- a CDS encoding magnesium transporter has translation MESRWTITGITRAMGPLLAVLVLVEIGSGLVLGQFEYRLLEMPTLLVLVPVTIGTAGNLGSILASRLSTALALGTVGPERGGAWLAGSSIATVALATTLFPIVGLCAWGLAVLTADPTLALRTVLVIATTSGLVLAGVAIAVTTVTTWIAWHASLDPDSVVIPVVTNVCDVLGVVVLFGVVELLL, from the coding sequence GTGGAGTCGCGCTGGACGATCACGGGGATCACGCGCGCGATGGGGCCCTTGCTCGCGGTGCTCGTGCTCGTCGAGATCGGGAGTGGCCTCGTGCTCGGCCAATTCGAGTATCGACTCCTGGAGATGCCGACCCTGCTCGTGCTCGTGCCGGTGACGATCGGGACGGCGGGGAACCTCGGGAGCATCCTCGCCTCGCGGCTCTCGACGGCACTCGCACTCGGGACGGTCGGGCCCGAGCGCGGCGGGGCCTGGCTCGCCGGCTCCTCGATCGCGACGGTCGCGCTCGCGACGACGCTGTTTCCGATCGTCGGCCTCTGTGCGTGGGGGCTGGCGGTGCTCACGGCCGATCCCACGCTCGCGCTTCGGACGGTGCTCGTGATCGCGACGACGAGTGGCCTCGTCCTCGCTGGCGTGGCGATCGCCGTCACGACGGTCACCACGTGGATCGCCTGGCACGCCAGTCTCGATCCCGACTCGGTGGTGATCCCCGTCGTCACGAACGTCTGTGACGTGCTGGGCGTGGTCGTCCTGTTCGGTGTCGTCGAACTCCTGCTCTAA
- a CDS encoding RNA-binding domain-containing protein — protein MSGGDAPEAYRIDVTATAPVYPTEDPDRVRDAIRTVLPSADPDLTDGEVRAEAHDLAAFSEHLHRREILETARGVFFDGRQGDRFEFDLAKQPAAADRINFAVEEDPHELGTIHVRVRVHEPSVERVIDAIAPPTDGGDPLDHE, from the coding sequence ATGAGTGGCGGTGACGCCCCCGAGGCCTACCGGATCGACGTGACCGCGACGGCACCGGTGTACCCCACCGAGGACCCCGACCGCGTCCGAGACGCGATCCGGACCGTGCTGCCGAGTGCCGACCCGGACCTGACCGACGGCGAGGTTCGCGCCGAGGCCCACGACCTCGCGGCGTTCTCCGAGCACCTCCACCGCCGTGAGATCCTCGAAACCGCCCGTGGCGTCTTTTTCGACGGCCGCCAGGGCGATCGCTTCGAATTCGATCTCGCGAAACAGCCGGCCGCTGCCGATCGGATCAACTTCGCCGTCGAGGAGGACCCCCACGAACTCGGGACGATCCACGTCCGCGTTCGGGTCCACGAGCCGAGCGTCGAGCGGGTCATCGACGCCATCGCACCGCCGACCGACGGCGGCGATCCACTCGACCACGAGTGA
- a CDS encoding magnesium transporter, which translates to MTVRAAAAEAYREAIGPLAVSAVGGLLAGVVFAGMRSDLARVQGLVVLVPALLALRGNVYGSFGARLATGLHQGLLRPRVDDPRLRRAAAAALVNGLLAGSFAALSVAAILPAMGRPVAAAPLLAIAILSGLLSGSVLVVVVVAVIVVGYRRGLDPDTLVGPIVTTTGDVFGMAALLVAARLVAGVL; encoded by the coding sequence ATGACCGTCCGGGCGGCCGCCGCGGAGGCCTACCGCGAGGCGATCGGCCCGCTCGCGGTGAGCGCCGTCGGGGGCCTGCTCGCCGGGGTGGTCTTCGCGGGGATGCGTAGCGATCTCGCCCGCGTCCAGGGCCTGGTCGTGCTCGTGCCCGCCTTACTCGCACTCCGGGGGAACGTCTACGGATCCTTCGGCGCGCGGCTGGCGACCGGGCTCCACCAGGGGTTGCTCCGCCCGCGCGTCGACGATCCCCGCCTCCGGCGCGCTGCGGCCGCGGCGCTCGTGAATGGCCTGCTCGCGGGGTCGTTCGCCGCCCTCTCGGTGGCTGCGATCCTCCCCGCGATGGGTCGGCCGGTCGCCGCGGCCCCGCTGCTCGCGATCGCGATCCTCTCGGGGCTGCTCTCGGGGAGCGTGCTCGTCGTCGTGGTCGTGGCCGTGATCGTGGTGGGCTACCGGCGCGGGCTGGATCCAGACACGCTGGTCGGGCCGATCGTGACGACGACCGGCGACGTGTTCGGCATGGCCGCACTCCTGGTCGCGGCGCGTCTGGTCGCGGGGGTGCTCTGA
- a CDS encoding GNAT family N-acetyltransferase — protein MTDRDGSFPETPAGPFERPPRSFVDGDGQTIELVETDLAGEQRDAVVAMYERFDPADRAQGIPPIERDAIERWLDELICEHCLNVVARDGDRVIGHAMAVPDETGTPETIDAYELAIFVESAYQNVGIGTELTSALLGDAAAADVEYVWLTVERWNDPAVAVYREVGFEVVESTSFELEMAIRLTA, from the coding sequence ATGACCGACCGCGATGGATCGTTTCCCGAGACGCCGGCCGGCCCCTTCGAGCGACCGCCACGGTCGTTTGTGGACGGCGACGGCCAGACGATCGAGTTGGTCGAGACGGACCTCGCCGGCGAGCAGCGCGACGCGGTCGTCGCGATGTACGAGCGGTTCGACCCGGCCGACCGCGCCCAGGGCATCCCACCGATCGAGCGCGACGCGATCGAGCGGTGGCTCGACGAGTTGATCTGCGAGCACTGTCTGAACGTCGTCGCCCGTGACGGCGACCGCGTCATCGGTCACGCCATGGCCGTCCCCGACGAGACCGGGACGCCCGAGACGATCGACGCCTACGAACTCGCGATCTTCGTCGAGAGCGCCTACCAGAACGTCGGCATCGGGACCGAACTCACGAGTGCGTTGCTGGGCGACGCCGCCGCCGCGGACGTCGAATACGTCTGGCTCACCGTCGAGCGCTGGAACGACCCCGCCGTCGCGGTCTACCGCGAGGTCGGCTTCGAAGTCGTCGAATCGACGAGCTTCGAACTCGAAATGGCGATTCGACTCACGGCGTGA
- a CDS encoding efflux RND transporter permease subunit, producing MDFVEWSVAAADRLVVEHTRRVVIVGLLLTLVFGAGLGNLTTESGTSQFTEGSPSEEAFEAVNEVFGPTFSADTGSTTLIVKDRNVLSKPALLRLLTLQERLLERESLRITEASSVARSIAQTIDPEARTLAAQHDAIDRATAREIDRAVAELAARPGFSRSLSDDFNPESARASATIATVTHEVPAGMGSGAGTSGESPLQGYQTGVESVAERSPGDVTVFGQGVVAAEFQNVILDSLVIVVPAAVVLILLFLMVAYRDPVDLGLGVLALLMAIVWTFGAVGLLGIPFTQMLIAVPPLLLAVGIDYGIHTINRYREERVAGARAQPAMRTTMAQLLVAFGIVTGTTVIGFSANLTSDLGPIRDFGLVAAMGIVITFGVFGIFLPAAKLFVDDWLGRSERPAKRPLGADDTALGRVLAGGLVLARRAPIATLVVIALLTAGAAAYGTGVDTSFNQDDFLPPEDTPAILDRLPEPFAPSEYTVTGTISFIEDRFASDQQSSVTLYVEAPMRDPTQLEELQHVNRNPPPAFVATDREAEVRWIGSVIQSHAAASPAFARLVARNDPDGDGIPEQNLEAVYDALMDSPARQQATQYITSDYRRTRLVYQVDADASDAEISGQARRLAEDVRGDATATGQVVVFDAISATILQSAITSLVVALVGTGAFLLVAYRIVEGRATLGLVNLAPILVSLALIVGTMRALGMPLNALTATILSIAIGLGIDYSVHVVHRFADEYPERPFWDALEDTVRGTGGALTGSMVTTASGIGVLVIAITPILGQFGLVTAMAIGYSYLAAMIVTPSVLVVWYRARVALGIDRPAPDI from the coding sequence ATGGATTTCGTCGAGTGGTCCGTCGCGGCGGCCGACCGCCTGGTGGTCGAGCACACTCGCCGTGTCGTGATCGTCGGCCTGCTGTTGACGCTCGTCTTCGGCGCGGGGCTGGGCAATCTCACGACGGAGTCGGGGACGAGTCAGTTTACCGAGGGATCTCCCTCCGAAGAGGCGTTCGAGGCCGTCAACGAGGTGTTCGGCCCGACGTTTTCGGCCGACACTGGGTCGACGACGTTGATCGTCAAGGATCGGAACGTCCTCTCGAAACCCGCCTTGCTCCGCCTGCTCACGCTCCAGGAACGCCTGCTCGAACGGGAATCGTTGCGGATCACCGAGGCCAGCAGCGTCGCCCGGTCGATCGCCCAGACGATCGATCCCGAGGCGCGCACGCTCGCGGCCCAACACGACGCCATCGACCGCGCGACGGCCCGTGAGATCGATCGCGCCGTCGCGGAGCTGGCGGCCCGCCCGGGCTTTTCGCGATCGTTGAGCGACGATTTCAACCCCGAGAGTGCGCGTGCCTCGGCAACCATCGCGACGGTCACCCACGAGGTGCCTGCGGGCATGGGAAGCGGCGCGGGCACGAGCGGTGAGAGCCCACTCCAGGGCTATCAGACCGGCGTCGAGAGCGTTGCCGAGCGCTCGCCCGGTGACGTGACCGTGTTCGGTCAGGGCGTCGTCGCCGCGGAGTTCCAGAACGTCATTCTCGACTCGCTGGTGATCGTCGTCCCTGCTGCCGTCGTCCTGATCTTGCTCTTTTTGATGGTCGCGTACCGCGATCCGGTCGATCTCGGATTGGGCGTGCTCGCACTCCTCATGGCGATCGTGTGGACGTTCGGCGCGGTCGGCCTGCTCGGCATTCCGTTCACGCAGATGCTGATCGCCGTCCCGCCCCTGTTGCTCGCGGTCGGGATCGATTACGGCATCCACACGATCAACCGGTATCGCGAGGAGCGTGTCGCGGGCGCACGCGCTCAGCCAGCGATGCGCACGACGATGGCTCAGTTGCTCGTCGCCTTCGGCATCGTCACGGGGACGACCGTGATCGGCTTTTCCGCGAATCTGACGAGCGATCTCGGGCCGATCCGCGATTTCGGCCTGGTCGCGGCGATGGGGATCGTCATCACGTTCGGCGTGTTCGGAATCTTCCTTCCGGCGGCGAAACTGTTCGTCGACGACTGGCTGGGCCGCTCGGAGCGGCCGGCGAAACGACCGCTGGGCGCGGACGACACCGCGCTCGGACGCGTGCTCGCGGGCGGGTTGGTGCTCGCGCGACGGGCCCCGATCGCGACGCTCGTCGTGATCGCCCTCCTCACGGCCGGCGCGGCGGCGTACGGCACCGGCGTCGACACGTCGTTCAACCAGGACGACTTCCTCCCGCCCGAGGACACGCCGGCGATCCTCGATCGGCTCCCGGAACCCTTTGCCCCCTCGGAGTACACCGTCACGGGGACGATCTCCTTTATCGAGGACCGATTCGCCAGCGACCAGCAGTCGTCGGTGACGCTGTACGTCGAAGCGCCGATGCGTGACCCCACCCAACTCGAAGAGCTCCAGCACGTCAACCGGAACCCCCCGCCCGCGTTCGTCGCGACCGACCGCGAGGCGGAGGTGCGCTGGATCGGGTCGGTCATCCAGTCCCACGCCGCGGCGTCGCCCGCGTTCGCCCGTCTGGTCGCGCGTAACGACCCAGACGGTGACGGCATCCCCGAGCAGAACCTCGAAGCGGTCTACGACGCACTCATGGACTCGCCGGCCCGCCAGCAGGCCACCCAGTACATCACGAGCGACTACCGGCGCACGCGGCTGGTCTATCAGGTCGACGCGGACGCGAGTGACGCCGAGATATCGGGCCAGGCCCGCCGACTGGCCGAGGACGTCCGCGGCGACGCCACCGCGACCGGCCAGGTCGTCGTCTTCGACGCCATCTCAGCGACGATCCTCCAGTCCGCGATCACGAGCCTCGTCGTCGCGCTCGTCGGGACCGGGGCCTTCCTCCTGGTCGCCTACCGAATCGTCGAGGGGCGGGCGACGCTCGGCCTGGTGAATCTCGCGCCGATCCTCGTCTCGCTCGCCCTGATCGTCGGGACGATGCGCGCGCTGGGCATGCCGCTGAACGCGCTGACGGCGACGATCCTCTCGATCGCGATCGGCCTGGGGATCGACTACTCGGTCCACGTCGTCCACCGATTTGCCGACGAGTACCCCGAGCGACCGTTCTGGGACGCGCTCGAAGACACCGTGCGGGGCACGGGCGGCGCGCTGACGGGCAGTATGGTCACGACGGCGTCGGGGATCGGCGTCCTCGTGATCGCGATTACGCCGATCCTCGGGCAGTTCGGCCTCGTCACGGCGATGGCGATCGGCTACTCGTATCTCGCGGCGATGATCGTCACGCCGTCGGTGCTCGTCGTCTGGTATCGCGCCCGGGTCGCACTCGGGATCGACCGGCCTGCGCCCGACATCTAG
- a CDS encoding universal stress protein, translating to MPVDVDTVLVPVDATDRSERAVEYAVEVAARYDASLHVLHVLEEGVVRGLARGRLDPEAVANQQRAFMKVVHETVRDCSDDVPVTQSATAGFSVSELSRNPVTAVLDGADDVDADFIVIERGDDRSEDPGVLGRVSQHLLSYASEPVLSV from the coding sequence ATGCCCGTCGACGTCGATACTGTGCTGGTTCCCGTCGATGCCACCGACCGGTCCGAACGGGCCGTCGAGTACGCCGTCGAGGTCGCTGCGCGCTACGACGCCAGCCTCCACGTGTTACACGTCCTCGAAGAGGGCGTCGTCCGAGGCCTGGCCCGCGGACGACTCGACCCCGAGGCCGTCGCCAACCAGCAGCGCGCGTTCATGAAAGTCGTCCACGAGACCGTCAGGGACTGCTCGGACGACGTGCCGGTCACCCAGTCCGCGACGGCGGGCTTTTCGGTCTCTGAGCTCTCGCGGAACCCCGTGACGGCCGTCCTCGACGGGGCCGACGACGTCGACGCCGACTTCATCGTGATCGAGCGCGGCGACGACCGTAGCGAAGACCCCGGCGTGTTGGGGCGTGTCTCTCAACACCTGCTCTCGTACGCGAGCGAACCCGTGCTGTCGGTCTAA
- a CDS encoding universal stress protein codes for MIDTVVLTTDGSASADRAVRVALDLADRFDATIHALYVVDTVEVEASPKQVREDLHEALLDSGHDALDALQERTDSQIETVVREGEPTDEICAYADEIDADVIATGTRGRHGEHALLLGSVAESVVRRATMPVLTVRQLDEEEAAA; via the coding sequence ATGATCGACACCGTCGTCCTGACGACCGACGGCTCGGCCAGCGCGGATCGAGCGGTCCGCGTCGCGCTGGACCTGGCCGACCGGTTCGACGCGACGATCCACGCCCTGTACGTCGTCGACACCGTCGAAGTCGAGGCCTCACCCAAGCAGGTCCGCGAGGACCTCCACGAGGCGCTGCTCGACAGCGGCCACGACGCGCTCGACGCCCTCCAGGAGCGCACCGACAGCCAGATCGAGACGGTCGTCCGCGAGGGCGAACCGACCGACGAGATCTGTGCGTACGCCGACGAGATCGACGCCGACGTGATCGCGACCGGGACCCGCGGTCGCCACGGCGAGCACGCGCTCCTGCTCGGGAGTGTGGCCGAGAGCGTCGTCCGGCGGGCGACGATGCCCGTGTTGACCGTCCGCCAACTCGACGAGGAGGAGGCCGCCGCATGA
- a CDS encoding AAA family ATPase, with product MTVIGFVGLPGSGKSEAAAVAREEGLPVIAMGDVIRAACRERGRDPATDHGAVATALREEDGPAAIADRTIPRLRDALNRSDAAVVEGIRSDVEVERFEDAFGDAFVLVRIDAPQDLRAERLDDRGRDATADAGGESLADRDARERSFGMDAAMAMADRAIDNTSDLETFRERVRELVAEIDP from the coding sequence ATGACCGTCATCGGATTCGTCGGCCTGCCGGGCAGCGGCAAGAGCGAGGCCGCCGCCGTGGCGCGCGAGGAGGGGCTTCCGGTGATCGCGATGGGCGACGTGATCCGGGCGGCCTGTCGCGAACGCGGTCGCGATCCCGCGACCGATCACGGCGCGGTCGCGACCGCGCTCCGCGAGGAAGACGGGCCCGCAGCGATCGCTGACCGGACGATCCCGCGACTGCGAGACGCACTCAACCGGTCGGACGCCGCCGTCGTCGAGGGGATCCGCTCGGACGTCGAAGTCGAGCGCTTCGAGGACGCCTTCGGAGACGCGTTCGTCCTCGTGCGCATCGACGCGCCCCAGGACCTGCGCGCCGAACGCCTCGACGATCGCGGTCGTGACGCCACCGCCGACGCCGGCGGCGAGTCGCTGGCCGATCGGGACGCCCGCGAGCGGTCGTTCGGGATGGACGCGGCGATGGCGATGGCCGACCGAGCCATCGACAACACGAGCGACCTGGAGACGTTCCGCGAGCGCGTGCGAGAGCTCGTCGCGGAGATCGATCCATGA